In one window of Pseudobdellovibrionaceae bacterium DNA:
- a CDS encoding S8 family serine peptidase: MFLRGLFTIGFATFLSGCFGQPFEAVNTGSETRFGEGPSACKPVVAKISPFATPKKVHIDLSQKGDLRTVSPFQVISNDTQTLLHPDKDLMGLIDLKCVDTHSGKSSFVESMVITYMPTMHPTMTKGAFNFRVPEVMSVSEVELLAQKDPCVLSVTLAGEGDDVHAASDWVNSDPDTTKQGYLKDTKADVSYDKFYDQSYGINKDVIIADLDTGVYFNHEDISVDNLWRQSNGTIGYNVLSPSQDAVDDYGSSDGGNAHGSKIAGIIGATHANSTGIMGVVPKYVKVMAVKYISLSSASSTDRVNGFIYAMDNGAEVINLSIGFSSNETMFRQLIEEFVSQKNGFVATSAGNDGQVLGVDKSSYPAVWGSSIPGLMTVGATMSGSDSLWSGSNRSVSLVEIAAPGGSVYTTIPYHPNLARWGNYYGTTSGTSFSSPIVAAAAGMAIALLKSHGIAYDGALIEDLITSSARRVSGLSSYFKDGKVLNMDALADEIFSRYPQIQNSSGSGGSGSSGSGSDSGSDSNSNSNSNSGSGGSVCQ, encoded by the coding sequence ATGTTTTTACGCGGATTATTCACTATAGGTTTTGCCACATTTCTATCAGGTTGCTTTGGCCAGCCCTTTGAAGCCGTCAATACGGGGTCAGAGACCCGTTTTGGTGAAGGGCCAAGCGCTTGCAAACCGGTGGTGGCAAAAATATCACCTTTTGCTACGCCGAAAAAGGTTCATATTGATCTATCACAAAAAGGTGACCTTCGAACAGTCTCGCCATTTCAAGTGATCAGTAACGATACTCAAACCCTTTTGCATCCAGATAAAGATCTCATGGGTCTCATTGATCTCAAGTGCGTGGACACTCATAGCGGCAAGAGCTCATTTGTGGAGTCCATGGTGATTACCTATATGCCGACCATGCACCCCACTATGACCAAAGGGGCTTTTAACTTTCGCGTGCCAGAGGTAATGAGCGTGAGTGAGGTGGAGTTATTGGCTCAAAAAGACCCTTGTGTGTTAAGCGTGACCTTGGCCGGTGAAGGCGATGATGTTCATGCGGCCTCCGATTGGGTGAACTCAGATCCTGATACAACCAAGCAGGGGTACCTTAAAGATACCAAGGCCGATGTGTCTTACGACAAATTTTATGATCAAAGCTATGGCATAAATAAAGACGTAATTATTGCTGATCTAGACACGGGGGTTTATTTTAACCACGAAGATATCAGTGTGGATAACTTGTGGCGGCAGTCGAATGGGACCATTGGTTACAATGTTCTTAGCCCGAGCCAAGACGCCGTTGATGACTATGGGAGTTCAGATGGTGGCAATGCCCATGGTTCAAAAATTGCCGGAATCATCGGCGCCACTCATGCCAACAGCACGGGGATTATGGGTGTGGTGCCTAAATATGTTAAGGTGATGGCGGTAAAATATATTAGCTTATCATCAGCCAGTAGCACCGATCGAGTGAATGGATTTATCTACGCTATGGATAATGGTGCCGAAGTGATTAATTTAAGCATCGGGTTTTCCTCTAACGAAACAATGTTTCGGCAACTCATTGAAGAGTTTGTTTCGCAAAAAAATGGCTTTGTTGCCACAAGTGCCGGCAACGACGGCCAAGTCTTGGGGGTAGATAAATCATCTTATCCGGCGGTATGGGGTAGCTCTATTCCGGGGCTAATGACTGTGGGGGCCACAATGTCGGGCTCAGATAGCCTTTGGTCGGGCTCGAATCGAAGCGTCTCCTTGGTGGAAATTGCAGCTCCAGGTGGCAGTGTATATACCACCATTCCCTATCACCCGAACCTCGCACGGTGGGGCAATTACTATGGCACGACATCGGGCACGTCTTTTTCGTCTCCGATTGTGGCGGCAGCCGCAGGAATGGCCATTGCGCTCTTGAAATCTCACGGTATTGCTTACGACGGAGCCCTCATTGAAGACTTAATCACCAGTTCGGCCCGCCGAGTGAGTGGGTTGTCCAGTTATTTCAAAGACGGAAAAGTTTTGAATATGGACGCCCTAGCTGATGAGATTTTCAGTCGCTATCCCCAAATTCAGAACTCTTCTGGTTCAGGGGGCTCGGGCTCTTCGGGATCAGGTTCAGACTCTGGTTCTGATTCTAATTCTAATTCTAATTCTAATTCTGGCAGCGGCGGCAGCGTTTGTCAGTGA
- a CDS encoding BrnA antitoxin family protein: protein MKKEYDLKKLKKRPGKAKTSTSAAKVPISIRLDGAVLSEFKTEAERLGMPYQTFIGSILHRYANGELVDKTIAKKILK, encoded by the coding sequence ATGAAGAAGGAATATGACCTAAAGAAATTGAAAAAACGACCCGGAAAAGCGAAGACCTCAACCTCAGCGGCCAAGGTCCCCATTAGTATTCGCCTTGACGGCGCTGTTCTGTCAGAGTTCAAAACTGAGGCTGAGAGACTAGGAATGCCTTACCAAACCTTTATCGGAAGTATTCTTCATCGGTACGCCAATGGTGAGCTTGTGGATAAGACAATTGCCAAAAAGATCCTTAAATGA
- a CDS encoding MarR family transcriptional regulator, with the protein MGRKIINSPIERFTRLLFSKVIERLAVVMSEEGLSFSQVAALHIIDREGSVNINDISNKLNLSMSATSRMIDELVKKEFIDRKEDQDNRRAKILSLTTGGEKFMNNLSVERVKTIEQSADLVADKVSVKIIENRKRVK; encoded by the coding sequence ATGGGCAGAAAAATAATTAATTCACCGATAGAGCGTTTTACTAGGTTGCTTTTTAGTAAGGTTATTGAACGTTTAGCGGTTGTAATGAGTGAAGAAGGTCTGAGCTTTTCTCAAGTCGCAGCTCTCCATATTATCGATCGAGAGGGGTCCGTTAATATTAATGACATTTCAAACAAGCTAAACCTGTCAATGTCTGCGACCAGTAGAATGATTGATGAACTAGTTAAAAAAGAATTTATAGATAGAAAAGAAGATCAAGACAATCGACGAGCTAAAATTTTATCGCTCACGACGGGAGGAGAAAAATTTATGAATAATCTGAGCGTAGAACGAGTTAAAACGATAGAGCAATCCGCAGATTTGGTAGCAGACAAGGTGTCGGTCAAAATAATCGAAAATAGAAAGAGGGTGAAGTGA
- a CDS encoding helix-turn-helix transcriptional regulator encodes METIHEPTSTANMFKQVWPLRDYYKICREVLRLLRGELSQRQLSEKLGYTFNQVGKWESGVTQIKWEDFIQINHALGLPVDERLQVFFGNGHGPHTSQNVKRLFSNWLALDSIDSDVIRNKLKKWKASPESLDLAEALMAMDSRPAMLFGFLSHFVNCAEIEILRQDFENFEKEMNLLSAEPLVGFINEALLVEDYRRLPEHDDEVLAFHASCTVDELKPLLEKLVQMGVVGFDGHKYFSSPTSFSFSTLSNKSLRKFNKFTFEWVAKKYPLEILSKNRPGVYNVSGTSTRVVAISRNASEEIDRLVSQFHNAVGEVVKNDSQPKENVQIISLANVVSTV; translated from the coding sequence ATGGAAACAATACACGAGCCCACATCAACTGCGAACATGTTCAAACAAGTCTGGCCCCTGCGGGACTATTACAAAATCTGTCGCGAAGTACTTCGTTTGCTACGGGGGGAGCTCAGCCAGCGGCAGCTGAGTGAAAAGTTGGGTTACACTTTCAATCAGGTGGGCAAGTGGGAAAGTGGAGTCACCCAGATCAAGTGGGAAGACTTTATTCAGATCAATCACGCATTGGGCTTGCCAGTAGATGAGCGGCTTCAAGTTTTTTTCGGCAATGGTCATGGTCCCCACACATCTCAAAATGTGAAACGACTTTTTTCCAATTGGCTGGCTTTAGACTCTATAGATTCAGACGTGATCAGGAATAAATTGAAAAAGTGGAAAGCATCACCAGAATCGTTGGATCTAGCCGAGGCTCTTATGGCTATGGATTCACGTCCGGCCATGCTATTTGGGTTTTTAAGTCACTTTGTGAATTGTGCGGAAATAGAAATACTAAGGCAAGATTTTGAAAATTTTGAAAAAGAAATGAACCTGTTGTCAGCTGAGCCGCTTGTGGGATTTATCAATGAGGCCTTATTGGTAGAAGACTATCGGCGATTGCCGGAGCATGATGACGAAGTGCTAGCGTTTCATGCCAGTTGCACCGTTGACGAACTAAAACCTTTACTTGAGAAATTGGTGCAGATGGGAGTGGTTGGATTTGACGGCCACAAATACTTCTCCAGCCCCACAAGCTTTAGTTTTTCAACTTTAAGTAATAAGAGCTTGCGAAAATTTAATAAATTTACGTTTGAATGGGTGGCGAAAAAGTATCCCCTTGAGATTTTGTCAAAGAACAGGCCTGGCGTTTACAATGTATCTGGTACCTCCACGCGAGTGGTGGCTATCAGCCGAAACGCCTCTGAAGAAATCGATAGATTGGTCTCGCAGTTTCACAATGCCGTGGGAGAGGTTGTGAAAAACGACAGCCAGCCCAAGGAAAACGTGCAGATTATTAGCTTGGCCAATGTGGTGTCCACCGTTTAG
- a CDS encoding BrnT family toxin encodes MQFEWDEAKNRSNYQKHGLWFEEAQTLWADAHSVEFFDPSSESEDRFIRVGHSSAARVLLVVFCERQDGGIIRIISARKATKKERQQYEEGI; translated from the coding sequence GTGCAGTTTGAATGGGATGAAGCCAAGAATCGCAGTAATTACCAAAAACATGGCCTCTGGTTCGAAGAGGCTCAGACTTTGTGGGCAGATGCCCACTCAGTGGAATTTTTTGATCCTAGCAGCGAATCTGAAGACCGTTTCATCAGAGTAGGGCACTCCTCAGCAGCACGCGTGCTACTGGTGGTGTTTTGCGAACGCCAGGACGGCGGTATCATACGAATCATTTCGGCCAGAAAGGCGACTAAAAAGGAGCGCCAACAATATGAAGAAGGAATATGA
- a CDS encoding cupin domain-containing protein has translation MMKRILMDELILNETTKVVKVLSNPSFKLIGLGFKKGQVLEKHMTPTKAILVVQSGDVDFLISGKEYNLQAGSFFEIPENVEHEVKANAESFLYLIK, from the coding sequence GTGATGAAGCGAATTCTGATGGACGAGTTAATTCTAAATGAAACCACAAAAGTAGTTAAAGTCTTATCTAACCCGTCCTTTAAACTGATTGGACTAGGTTTTAAAAAAGGACAAGTTTTAGAAAAACACATGACACCGACTAAAGCTATTTTAGTAGTTCAGTCTGGTGACGTCGATTTTTTAATTAGCGGTAAAGAGTACAATCTGCAAGCTGGCAGTTTTTTTGAGATTCCAGAAAATGTCGAGCATGAAGTTAAGGCTAATGCAGAATCATTTTTATATTTAATTAAATAA
- a CDS encoding VWA domain-containing protein, with protein MKQGHIILSLTGVVALTLLAFNNCSDVRLSLTPPVVVKASSGALCMAPPESLIRYSKVLFIMDKSGSNTIHDPDDVRRADNVQAFLDKHKDDPYYRFGYIAFGIDGNKAVPYIADGDLNPVFREAPELQAAIDRHRAEGDTGCTPYLAALGLAKSAIEKDIIDHPEEDNVYNIFFMSDGFPNDANTASGCASNVAVTNSPDDPYISAVKDIVTIAPERTFLSTAYYTPSENDPGRQAARGLEYMAEAGNGHFVDLQNNDKLDFEEMKLGERPEAWVLKRLVVYNINSGFCTDGTVDVDSDGDGLCDKDEDHFNNIFADKLNELGVRFDKLNRNSINPKFADSISYKLEVLPSGEGLNECNLNKPDRDFDLLNDCEERALLDSQANGPTPQWTAEMRNSGGGAADPLNPDTDGDGFLDSLEFFQFQVKSVAVDYTNITDRHLGGVTSETLMTEHRHPMIPEEFAKTSYDTQVRFTGINSQGQNCYDFKMEQLALYPTEAVTLEQVSELKQLQHEANENIVLIYYITTPERDPNGKGYLYHSYQRISYGGGADGLRLDKFKPYKVPAVPLGL; from the coding sequence TTGAAACAAGGTCATATAATTTTAAGTTTAACAGGTGTTGTGGCATTAACGCTTCTGGCCTTTAACAACTGCTCGGATGTGCGTCTTAGCTTGACTCCGCCCGTGGTGGTTAAAGCGAGCAGTGGAGCGCTTTGTATGGCGCCGCCAGAGAGTTTGATCCGTTATAGTAAAGTTCTATTTATTATGGATAAGTCTGGGTCGAACACAATCCATGATCCGGATGATGTGCGCCGTGCTGACAATGTCCAAGCGTTTCTTGATAAGCATAAAGATGATCCCTACTATCGGTTTGGTTACATTGCTTTTGGAATTGATGGAAATAAGGCCGTACCCTATATCGCTGATGGAGATTTGAATCCAGTTTTTAGGGAAGCTCCTGAATTGCAGGCCGCTATTGATCGGCATCGGGCAGAAGGAGATACAGGTTGTACACCCTATTTAGCGGCACTGGGGCTTGCGAAATCAGCTATTGAAAAAGATATTATTGACCACCCTGAAGAGGACAACGTCTATAACATATTTTTTATGTCCGACGGATTTCCAAATGATGCAAACACGGCTTCGGGTTGCGCGAGCAATGTGGCTGTGACAAATAGTCCCGATGACCCTTATATTTCCGCAGTTAAGGATATCGTGACTATCGCTCCGGAGAGGACGTTTTTGAGCACAGCTTATTATACGCCATCAGAAAACGATCCTGGCCGTCAGGCTGCGCGCGGATTAGAATATATGGCCGAAGCGGGGAATGGGCACTTTGTGGATCTGCAAAATAACGACAAGCTGGATTTCGAAGAAATGAAATTAGGAGAGCGCCCAGAAGCGTGGGTATTGAAAAGGCTCGTTGTTTACAATATCAATTCCGGTTTTTGCACGGATGGCACTGTTGACGTAGATTCTGACGGCGACGGCTTATGCGACAAGGACGAAGACCACTTTAACAACATTTTCGCAGATAAGCTGAATGAACTTGGAGTTCGTTTTGATAAGCTCAATCGAAACTCAATTAATCCAAAATTTGCTGACTCTATCTCTTACAAATTAGAAGTGTTGCCCAGTGGTGAGGGTCTGAACGAGTGCAATCTCAATAAGCCAGATCGAGACTTTGATTTACTCAATGACTGCGAAGAGCGAGCTCTATTAGACTCGCAAGCCAATGGGCCCACGCCGCAGTGGACGGCGGAAATGCGTAACAGTGGCGGTGGCGCGGCGGATCCGCTAAACCCCGACACCGATGGCGATGGATTTTTAGATTCACTTGAGTTCTTTCAGTTTCAGGTCAAGTCAGTCGCAGTTGACTACACGAATATCACGGATCGCCATTTAGGTGGAGTCACTTCAGAGACTTTAATGACGGAACATCGGCATCCGATGATACCTGAGGAATTTGCAAAAACCAGCTATGATACACAAGTGCGGTTCACTGGAATTAATTCTCAAGGCCAAAATTGCTATGACTTTAAAATGGAGCAATTGGCCCTATATCCCACTGAAGCCGTCACCCTTGAGCAGGTCAGTGAGTTAAAACAGCTTCAACACGAAGCCAATGAAAATATAGTTCTTATTTACTACATTACCACCCCTGAGCGTGATCCCAATGGTAAAGGGTATTTATACCATTCCTATCAGCGCATTAGCTATGGCGGCGGCGCTGATGGATTGCGGCTCGATAAATTTAAGCCTTACAAGGTACCGGCGGTGCCACTAGGTCTTTAA
- a CDS encoding outer membrane beta-barrel domain-containing protein, giving the protein MFWRRVLASTGLGLYICMCSLAQAETESKNLYSVPQLVAIEDRSYYFDHGVTLNLGMLPVDAFNKGVIAGLSYNYYFSEFLAWEILNFNNNFNIVTDLKKDFDTLNINIENTAFGGKLDFPDFYATTSLIYTPVYNKNLFFNSTVVHGEMSFLFGGGMVKFNATGTKPMISAGVILRYFLSKGTSFALDVREHIFFDEATGANGMLAITGGFSFQLGTPKGETPVASEEEEEE; this is encoded by the coding sequence ATGTTTTGGCGTCGAGTTTTAGCATCCACAGGTTTGGGTTTATATATATGTATGTGCAGCTTGGCTCAGGCCGAGACGGAGTCAAAAAACCTTTACTCGGTTCCCCAGCTCGTAGCCATCGAGGATCGATCTTACTATTTTGACCATGGAGTCACCCTCAATTTGGGTATGTTGCCGGTCGATGCCTTTAATAAAGGCGTTATCGCGGGGCTTAGCTACAACTACTACTTTTCAGAGTTTTTGGCCTGGGAAATTCTTAACTTCAACAATAACTTCAATATTGTCACAGATTTGAAAAAAGACTTCGACACGTTAAATATCAATATTGAAAACACGGCATTTGGCGGAAAATTAGACTTCCCCGATTTTTATGCCACAACCAGCCTTATTTACACACCCGTGTACAATAAAAACTTATTTTTTAACAGCACCGTTGTACATGGTGAGATGAGCTTTTTATTTGGCGGCGGAATGGTGAAGTTCAATGCCACAGGCACAAAGCCAATGATTTCTGCCGGTGTAATTCTGCGTTATTTCTTAAGCAAGGGCACTTCATTTGCCTTAGATGTGCGTGAGCACATCTTTTTTGACGAAGCCACAGGCGCCAACGGAATGTTGGCTATCACCGGTGGATTTTCGTTTCAACTGGGCACTCCTAAAGGCGAGACTCCTGTAGCCTCCGAAGAAGAGGAAGAGGAATAA